Below is a genomic region from Nilaparvata lugens isolate BPH chromosome 8, ASM1435652v1, whole genome shotgun sequence.
TAATGAAAGTTCCTACTTAAATCCCCGTTATTGGAAGATAGAGACTGGACTgaaaaaagaacaattaaattataaatatgaacttattcaatgattttgatttgataaatcaaCCGTTGATTTCAATTACTCCATAACTtgacatttcaaaatatttttttcctacagttacccgaAAAAGGGCTCATTCCCGCATCAATATTAGTACGCAAAATACCTAATTCCCACACACAGTGCGGCAATGTTGATTTGAGTACGGCAAAGACTTTGTCGCactccaaatttgcaacataacaacacaaaatagttaacaCGCTTTATGACGGTAGAGTGCGGCAAAGTTGAAGAAATGTTGGTAAACCTGAATATGTTGCTGGCtggaaatttttgtaaaacagctgattattacCGCGAGATGTTGAATAAcaaacagtaaataaacaagaagtttttgtagtattcaatatcagtattttatttctattcaagttatCATGAACGATTTTTATATGTGAGATGCCTATATTTTTAACTGGAAGATATTGGAAACATTTATCAaccatttttatgatcaaggaatcaagtatttataatggatagaaacgtttggaggaatgttgtggaggaggccaaagcccacaatgggctgtagagctatagaaaaaaatcaagtatttttatatatttatttacttttgtgGTTAGGATACTCTTGTTACTTATACTGAGGTTGTgattgttatattttcaaaacaataatgtatcCATTAGGTTTGAAACCTAaatatttacacttcaaaaaaagttattcagttcttcAACTCCCCGAAACATCTCTACTCACATTTTTGTAGAACTTCAATGAATGCCGTTGGATGAATTAGAAACAGAATACAGAATAGATTACTCATTGAATACCGTGATCAAAAACACTCGATTTACAATATCCTGTTTACTCAACAGTGACTTGAATGATTGAAGTTCAGCATTTCAGGTAAATGTaatgtctatataatataatttaatcacgTTTTAAAGAATGCAGTATATCCTTACTAATACATTTCATGGGGTGGGCTACTGGGCGCTTGGCCAGAAAAGCAGAAAGGCCAAATTGACACGTTTACTCatgtatttacaaaaaaaaaacaagctgaaactatatttttacacCAATATAGagtataatatatcattcagaCTCAACCTTGAGGATATTTGgaactgaaataaataatacacatgaaaatttcatagaatggtcAGGTTAGACTTAAGTCTGTCCTAAGGGCTGATCACTAGCCTAATCCTTGATCAGTCCCTGGCCTATcaacttatttattgatttacattaatagaaaaattaaaacataagctTACCGCTTTGATCGCATagacaaattaatcaataaaacaaaagtGGGCATTGTATAAGTATAAGCAAAGTTTTGCTGCATAACTTTTGTGTTTTCGGATAGGAGAATATTAAACTGTTAGTCACGGGTGAAGTATAACGTTTGTGAGGCTCATTGATGGCTCAATATCCAGACAAGTGATATGGCCATTTCTACACTTGCTGATGACTTCTTGTAgatgaagtattattataattgaatctcatatagctttataatattcattctattgtcatttagactgaatttgaaataattctgttgtggaatggttgcaatatttattatcagcattgaaaatactatagatttgcacaaacaaacattttatttagTATAGGACATGTTCACCACTGACTTTTAACAttctatggtaactgtaggagaaattcaatgtgcaatacgtgcgcaaagtttctttgctgcactcaagaaaccatcattccgcacttgcctacggctcgtgcgtaaacgtttctttcggtgcagcaaagtggcactttgcgcactagttgcacaaataactaattctAACAATCAGTAAGTTTTTTCCTGACTTGAAAGGTGattgaattgattaaaatgcaatctccctcaaatatttttttatgaatattttttctgattcttgattACTTGAAATTTCTGAACATTATTGTTtgacaaatgaaaataattatactgGAATGTGACAATTCAAAAAAGTTGCATAAAAAGTGTAAGATTGAACTTTGTTTGGTTTCCAAATTATAAAAGAACAATTCTGAACTGTGCGTGATTCGCACCAATTGCAGCAAGTTTGTCAGCAATGAATCTTATCACACTGTGAATCTTTGTTTCAAAGAGGTACATAAAGAAAGTAGAACTATTATACACGCTATACTGTTTTTGTAACAACTGCAGAAAAGagaaaactgaaaagtgaaaacggaagaaacgtcagttcaaaatccatagatcatttcgatagaagaaaaaagaagaaagagaggaataaattaaagaaggaagaaaggacacacacacacacacactaacacACACGTTAAGATTTAGTgaacattccagccgagtccaccacctctgatccaccgcaagacagccgcaccgaaccgacgatgtccctcaacaagccttagctcagcaggcagagaattccacaaactacaggctgtcacaaggaacgacttgttgtacataacagtcctatgtgttgggacagccagcagatgggatccatgccgcgttcctccacgaccaaagtcacccaagtaacggtactctactgccagatacttaggggttttagttttcaatatcttatagaggaagcacaaagcatgatgtgatctactctcacgcagcttcatAAGTTCAAGTCTGTTGAAATATTCAGTtacatggtcgtcacgtctcaggttAAAGATAAAGCGAACACAGTAATTATGTGCATAATGGTCATACCATTCGCAAAAAACATAGTGGTcagttgtattttgtcatgagtATCAGGTCCAAGTAAGTCAGTATTGAAGTCACCCATGATAGCCACATGTTCATAGGGCACCATCAGCTCAAGTAGTGCTTCCTCAAATTCTGACATATACCCAATATGAGGCGGCCTGTAGCAAActgctattaacattttaactccgttacacttaacctcaataaacaTATATTCAGGTCTAGCTGCACGGGAGGTATCAGAGGAAAACTTATGGACAGGCAGCAGAGAACGCTTGACAAACGCGGCAACCCCTCCCCCATTCTTGTGTAGCCGGTCATTCCGAATGAGCACATAATCCTCGAGTGCAACAAGTCGATTAGGGATTGCCGGTTTCAGCCAGGTCTCGGATACAAGAATGATGTCACAATCTTTGCCCTCGAAAGTGTgcctaaattcatctatatgacAGAGAAGGGATTGCGCATTAACATGAGCGATCTTAAGTCGATCCGGGAAAGGAGAGAATGCCCGCTTGAGGGAATCGCCGACATTCAGCGCGGCCGCGCCGTCATCCTGCTGTATAGACAAGGTGGCTGCGACGAAGCAGCAAGGCAGAAGAGGGGGGTGAATCGGCGAAACAATGAGAAGCTACAAAAAAGACACTTACCACATTCAtactgacacacacacacaaagaaggaaatgatagaagaaatatagaaatagagATAAAAAACAAAGTAATGTACAGCAGTAAGCAATGAGTCGGAACGCTAGCTACAGGCTTGAGCTGTTCGGCTCCTAAAAGATAAAATTGAGGCTCTAATTCGgtttttgtgataataattattgtgaaagagaaAACGAATGACAGATCAAAAGTATTTCAGTTCAAGATTAGATACACAGTAACTAGAAGACTGTAGGATGTCGATCAATGCGAGAGTCAAACGGAATAAAAGATAGTGTGAACCGAGTCCACTATTACAGATAACAGATAAGAGCAATCACGACAATCCTCAGGTAAATAGAATAGATTGGgaggagaaaaaatatgaaaatgtagTGTGAGAgagtagaagagagagagaaggagaaaaggagagaggtccaataatatattgataagtGAGAGCAGAAAAGTAATGAATAATAGTGGGAAGATAAACCACATGAAAGATAAATCAGATAGAATCTGTAATTATTTTAGGCTATAAGAGTATATCATCTAAGTTGTAAGAAAATTGTAGACAGATTACTATCTACCTATTCTTGtgttttagaaaaataattatcaatcattaaatCGTACAGTATTATGGCAAACAAAGTATTTCATTATGGCGAACAAACCCAACTTTGATCTGATAAACTGTGTTCCGTCTTGTAAATGTGTTCTGTCTTATATAAGACAGAACAAATTTTTACtctataatttaaaatttcagaaaaatataaaattaataaggagaacaaagaaaagtaataaataaaaatattttaaaaaatttgtgaaaaatggaaaatgaatcaaataataataaaccaaTGATAAGTCTTTCACAGAAACATAGATACTACGAtttctaaattcaatttcatagttCAGCTTCCactaaatttattagaaatttctcCGAAACATAATTCTATCCCCCTCCCTCCACTTTACCGTACCATCAACAGTCCAGGCGTTTGCTTGGCCCACACGAGCAGCCACCTCGCGATAGAAGCTGTTCCGCTTCCGAGTGAGGTCCTCACGGATGGTGATCGAGGACCCCTTCAGCTGCCGCCGCACGGAGAGAACGGCACGTTTTGTCTGATAACTGATAAACTTCACCAGTATCGGACGCGGCCTAGGTCGCGGCTCGCCGGGCCTTGGATCGACAACACGGCCGGAGCGATGGCATCGGTCAATCAGTGCAGGGTCTATATTCACGTTGAGCCTGTCGCGGCATATTTCAGTCACGATGGCTGTCACGTCCTCACCCCTCACCTCCTCCACGCCAAAAATTCGCACATTGTTGCGCCGCTGGTACTGCTCCTGGTCATCGATCTTGTTTTCGAGCAGCACCTGACGGGCCCTCGCGTCCTCGCGAACGGCGACAACCTCAGCCGCAAGAGACTCCACTCTCGCCTCCAACGCCGACAGTCGCGGTTCAAACGCTTGGATAAAGCGGGCGGAGATGGTATCTGCCAGTCGATCGAATAGATTATCGGCAACTTTATCTGCTAGCCTGGTCAGGAACTCGTCATCGGAGAGGAATGCCGAGAATTTCTCTCGAGCCGCTCCTCCCCCCATCGCCGTATCGCTTCCACCTTTGGACGAAGAGGCAGAGGGGGCCGAATTCGACCGTTGATTTACTGGCACGGCTGGGCGCTTATCTCCTGCAGCAGCCTTATCAATCGAAGCCTGCGCCTTAGAACCGCTTCGTAGAGCTTTTGGCGATGGAAACATGTTActttgattgaaaatttctcAATTGCGCAAGATATATGAGGTGGATCGCAACAAGATTCGGTGATGAACTTGATAACACTTTCACACACTATATATGAAAGAATCACGCTGATTCAATGAGAAAAACCGACTGAAACGACAATAGTTTTGAGGAGCCGAAACGAGACGCGTCAAGCTGCTTTCATAACTCTTATCTCACTGAGGTACATAAAGAAAGTAGAACTATTATACACGCTATACTGTTTTTGTAACAACTGCATGGTCATTTCAAGCAAAGCTGTATTGTTGagtaaaattgtgaaaaatctaACAAGATCTAGATTTGGTGACTGACATTCTATTTAAACCATGTAAGTTAATACGCGTTAAACTCAGTCCAAGTTTCCATAAATAACGAGCTGTAGCTTATATTGTTGGCAGTAAAAAAGGTGACTGACCATTAAACCAGGTAGGAGTAGCGTGTGATGTGAAGTATTGTTAACTTTTTACACACGTTGAATTTTCTTGTATGAGAAAGAATAGTCTAATAGTAATAACTGAGGAACATTCTTTACTGGAAAGCACCTAGGTATCAGTATTCTGCCACAAGTTTTCATTTTAAAggaattttattcatgaaatatcCAATTGTACAAGACAAGAAATTCGAGGGATTAAAATACAATCtataccttatttaaaatatccacttattataatttataaatagtttacTCTCATTCAATTAGCCTAGTTTAAATAATTCAAGAACGTAGGTCTATAGAATAACTTTCTTCTATTCAAGTTAACGGTAAATATTTGAATTGTAGTACAGTCACTAGATTGTTTCAATTACTCACCGAAGCTTTCTCAATAGTAATCGATGATTTAGAATTCCAAGTTTTGGCCGAACAAACATTGTATtttctgaaagaaaaatattttttaaaattgaatttacacATACAAATGTGACTGGCATATGAAATAACAACTAAAAGCGATaaagtcaagttttcaaaaacaataattattattggataagCGATAAGACATAAATTATTATAGGCTAAAGGAAATAAGTTTACATATCAGATAACATTGTTTAAATTACAAGTATTTGCATGTGCTTCACAACAGACCCCTGCAAAAAAGGATTGGATGGAATCATCACCCCCTGGAATGTGCGTTTTTGAGTTAACAAACGAAATTCTCAGGATCAGTCCCCAAATAATGTATAATGAGAGCTGAGAAACTTAAAACTGTATCTCAATATTAGAGAATTTAGGCTattgaaaaatggaataattatttctttcaatatgAAAGTTACAAggtattattctattaatatgAAGTTTTAATGATAAAATTTGACAATTAATAGCGAGATAATGTTGGCTGGAGTAGGAATCTATCTTACAACATCTTGAACTTGAACCACGCTCATAGCCACAGAACCACAACGGCTGaagcgaattttgtagaaaaATAGTTCGGTTAATCAACTATAATAGTTACTATTGTGGTTATTTCGAAAACAAGATCGCTATTTTCTTAGTCATGCTCCAATTCAAATATTCTAAACCATCCTCCAAGATGAACCtactattttaatattttcccAAGTTgtgaaaaaacttattttcaaatGTATATGAAACGTTTATTTTCAAGTAATATTTGTGAAAAAACTTGATATTTTCCAAGTTGTGGACTATGTTGGCCCAGTCAGGTAAGACACTATCAACCTAATTCTGAAATATTATAAGGAAAACTGGAGTTCTGATTTCGAGGAGTATTATCTCATTATTATTCGTGGAAGCCATCCACATAGGTTGCATAGAAGAACTTTCGTTTTCTCAGGTCAAATTAAAAAGTGAACATTTCAAGGCTATTTAGCCAAATAAAACCTATAAGTAGTGTTCTGTTTACTTATGGGAAGGTACATTGGGTAAAATTACAGCCATGCAGAGTATCCGAAAGAATCTCTCTGTCAATGAAAATCATGGAGATAATGAACtgaagttataataataataataatattattataactcaAGTTTTCTAGGAACAAAAGTTTTCGCAGATTAAACGAAACTTATCGTATAGGTAAAAGATGAAAATGGCTAAGGGATTTATCGATTATCTGTCCTTATTTGATTGGAGGGCAAAGTAAGAGCACAGATGGTCCCTATCTCCAACTTGAACCTCCTATACAACTCCAATTTTATTTCAGCTTCTGCCGAAGAGAAAGAGACCTATCagtaaaaataaatgtttaaatttcctgatttagaaaattgagaaaggatTTACTTACACAATTTTCTACTACAATCTACTGTATTGTGCCGGCCTCTTTTCTGAGAAGAAATTCTTGAGCACGAGAACTTGTCCGATGGTGACTGATAGAATTGTGAGTGTTTCAGCCAGCGACCAATAGAACACTCTCTCGTTGAGATCTTCGGCTCTCTTCCTGCCCTGCGTCTCCCTCAGCCGATGGTGAGTTTGATGATCGTTGATGCTGTTCAGCGATTTATGAATCAACTCAGCTGACGACTCCATCTGAAAACGTTTCACATTCTGTTATCGCAAATCCAATAACTTTCGCAAATTCAATGTGGTATGATTCTTAACTAATCTTTCATCACAACCTCGCAACCTATCCTACACGTTCATCTTTCAAGTTCctatcaattaataaatattaattcttTTGTAATTGTGTAACATACTACTTTTGGCAAATCAATACTAATTAATTGtatgaaataaacttgaactttaaataaaattaatagtcGATCAGTTGATAGAAATAGTCTTTCATTGTGGATAGATTGATTGGCTGACATAACTAAGCTGTCAAGAATAGCGATTCATTTCTAAGGACAAATGTGACATACTTATTGAGTCTGTTTAACTTAATTGGTTTGAAGCAATAATTTTGAGTGTCATTACAATATTTTCTACTATAGTAAAGTTTCAAAATAGCCTCACTTTAGATTTTGGCCTGGGAATATTACCAACTCATGGTAAAATAACTCAAGAATTCGCTTGTTGAGGGAACAtacttcaaaaaaataataagattcTCGACGCTAACTCTATATTATAAAACTAGACGCTATAGATGAAACTTTAAATCCTGAATgcaaagaaaatataaataaaatgataagctCTCTAAGCCTACTTATAAGAACACATTTTATACACAAACATATTAATTTTACAAACCTGATTTTATATTCATCTATGTGAAAAACAGTTACACGCATTCGAAACTAGGATAACAGACTGTAAATCAGTCAGTGATTTGTACAGGTACAGGTGATGAATATCATCGAAGTTGCATTATAACTTGATAGCTACAATGAGTGAAAGGTGACATTTGTGCTATagacattaaaaattaaaaatcattgTGAAATTAAATagtgaattattgtaataattgatgtgTCATTGTAAATTAGTGaaaatctataataattgagaatcaagTATTAAGTAGTCTACTAGTCTAATACGATACATGACAGCAATTTTGGGAAAATATGGATGCCTGAATTGGAATGGACGCTCCACATCTTTCAAAATTGCAAAGATTAAGCTAGGGATTCATATTCAAATATTACTATGAAAGAACCTTACCTGAGTCATAACAGATACATGTTCTCCAAGCCCTTGCAGAGGCTGTTCGTCTCCAACCTGGAAGTCCATGTAAACTAACTTATGGGAGAACGTTGAGAATTCATTGCTGAAGCAAACAGCAAACACTCCACTGTAATCGGCTATGAAAGTATGGCTGTCGAATTGTGACTTGGTATTCCTGTAAATTATCTCGCTTTTTGGATTCTCTATTGTTACGTCTACATCATAAGCTCCACCTGTTACAACCTgaagcataaaaaatatttaagaaaaatggtataaatataatcaattggATCTTGAGAATCAATGTTTTTCAtccagcaaaaaaaaaaaaccaaaaCAAGTGCATTATAACCTGAAATGAACTGATCACTTTTCCAGTAAGTGTGATCACTGTACAAAAACAAAAGAGCAACGTTTATAAACGTTTTATAATTATATGGGTAATTAAGCGTTTTATAACTATGGTGACATAGGATCATCATAcgatatatttcattttgaaatgGATATTTAGCTGAATAGgtgataataaaattaagtaATTTCCTGGATAAGCCCATACATTACACtctaacaaaataataaatataattttattgccataACATTCATAGAATAAAAGACAACGTCAATGCATAAAATATAACACACTAATAAAAGTGATATATCACTGCTTGCAGCATGAGCTGTGACTCCTGACCACAACATAATAATAACTAACAGTGCATGAATACAAAaagcaataaatataaatactacaaggtatatatatatatagcacttaacagaaaacactttaaagttttataatataaatataaacaggatacacatgacacggatagattaaaaacttacatttgaacaataattttcgggagctgggccccctttgtcaatcaaccaggaagtgaagtgaAGTGActcacttcctggttgattgacaaagggggcccagctcccgaaaattctcgtttaaatgtaagtttttaagtgtttttaatctatccctgtcgtgtgtatcctgtttatatttatattataaaacttaaaagtgttttctgttatgtgctatatatatatatatatacccaatgtgcaccatggaggcgaactagcattacacataattattaagttaaaaatctgattgctggaacaattttgaggttaaagttATACAATAAAAAGGATTCAATAACAGCCAATTCGCTAACCTACATTTAAATTGTTTCTCTGTCTCCAATATTAAGTCTAGGTAGTTTTTTTGTACATTTACGATAGTGCCATAACTGTTTGCTGTATTGGATAGTCGATGGTAGGGAGTGTCAATTCTATTATACAATTCCTTGTGTTGTAAGTATGTCTATCAAgtctcaatttcaaatttgatgtaTATAAGTAATAATTGACTACAAATATAATGCTATTTAGATTAATAAAAAGGGGTTTTGCATGTGCTAATCTATCAGAACCTGTTAATACCCTGACCACCCTCTTCTTTAACAGTAAAATTCTTTCAGCATGACAACTATTACCCCACATTAGTGTGCCATATGTAGCAATACTTTGGAAGAAGGCAAAGTAAGATGACCTCAGATAATAATTGTCCGGAACATGATATTTAAGTtgtttgattaaataaataactcttgACAGTTTACTTGAGATATAATTAATGTGAGCCTCCCAAGTCAGGtttctatcaataaatataCACAAAAATTTTACAGATTTTGTCACTTTCGTATTCTCTAGACCATCTCGGAGTGAGAAACAAATACATTGTTTGAGTCTTATTTTTGTTCAGTACAAAACCATTAGCTTTAAACCATGTTGTCGTTTGCAATAGAGTGGAATCAGTGATAGCTTTGAGCTCTTGCAAGTCATTACAATTATTGGAAAACGTTGTGTCGTCGGCGTATAAAATTGAGTGGTATTTAAGAAAAGCAGGGAGATCATTATTTTATCATGAGCACAAGAAGCAGTGGTCCCAGAATTGATCTCTGTGGAACTCCAAATTTTACAGAAGCTAAATTCGACCACCTGTATTGTAAGCACAATGTGCCTACACCAATTATGTAAGGGGGAAaactattataacaaaagagaacagaataactagaactttaatgagTCTTTAACATTAtacattaaaacaaaacaagattagtttgattataaaaacattttaatataaattttatggggaaaacactcgcttgATGCTAATGATGAATCTTTGTGGctatgaaaatttaaagaacaatgattcagtagtcacctacctttttgaaatggcttcccactttggcatccactggtttattcgcgactttagtattttataagaacaaatattaactgaaccaatgaataggctcagaacccgtctcccttaacaatacaattatttttaaactgcccgatctgtgacagaataactgtgTTATAAAACAAAACGAAATCTTGCTtttttcactggatcagccggacttgactcacagtcctaacgaacgagctctctcaaaagttaaattttgggtattaatataaactcagtcaatgccaaacatgaaagccatttcaagtacatatttttatctgtcacacaagcggcacgtttgttattagaaacaaaagagaagctacgttaattttgacaacaaatgaaataaacaatctttctgtcgatgacaaagattgttcaaagacaaaaacactgttcattgatttttttaattttaaaactctaaaatcctgatcaatatgagataaatatatgattcatatatatgtcccatatgaccaggtgacagttTCCACAAATACCACTTGCTTATGTCCCATCAGATACGTTTTAATAAACAtgtttaaatattaaataaatacatttcaagTTCCTCCCCACAAACACCATAGAATTGTAACTTATCAAGTAGCAAGGAGTGAACTACACAGTCAAATGCTTTTCTCAGGTCACAGAGCAAATTCTCTATTTTCAAAAGATCTCAAAATATTCTCGACAAGAGCATCCATAGCTCCTGTTGTGGACCTACCCTTCACAAAACCATGCTGAGCAATAATGATGATGTTGTGCGCAATAAGATATTTGTATATTTGCCGATGTATTATAATCTCAAGAACCTTTGAAAAGCATGGCACTAATGATATGGGTTTCTAGCTACCTGGATTGTCTTTGGGACCCTTCTTATAAACAGGGACAACTCTAGAAATTTTGAGCACTTCCatctatttatacaataagttaaaggatcaagaatatttctaataattttctgTAATAGATTATTTGAGAAGCCATAAATGTCTACACCGTCTGATGATTCAAGGCTAAATACGGCATCAAGTACTTCACAAGGGAAGATTTcctgaaatgaaaatttttgtttattctGATCCGAAAAATCAAGATTCTGCATCAATAGATTTCGAGCTGTTTTATTGGGCTGAGCAATCTTGTCTTGAGCGTCTTGCACAATCCAAGAAAAAAGTGCTCAACTCATCAGGTGTTAATAGAATGGAATGGGCTTGCTCCTGAACTGATTTGATTATTCTCCAAGCGGCTTTACACTTATTATCACTAGACTCAATCTCATTGATATTATATCTCTTTCTAGCCTCATTGAGTGACTGCGTATATGCCTTTCTAATGTTAATATATGCTGTCCTAGACTCCTCTGTTTCATTTcttctataaatatttatatttaatagtactttatttttcatttgtgcCAATTGCGGAGTATACCAGCTTTTTGATTTTGCTctttttgatttaattttatgctGATTGTTCAGAACAATTTTTCTCTCGGGGACGAACATATTAGAATAATATAAgattacattgaaaaatttctcaaATAACTAGTCAGAATTCAATGAAAGGTTATCATGCATAGgattttctcaaataattgaatttatgaaaAGAATCAACTGTAATGCCGCTTCAACACTCTTGTCAAGTGCTTAAAAATGACGACGATCGTAAGATAGTTTatagttttattgatgaattttccaGTCTATTGTTTAATACTGTTTGCTTGTATTGGGTAGTTATTCTAGTGTTGATGAAACTTTGAAGTTACTAGTACAAATCATGATCTAAACCAATTTCCTAGGTTACTGTAAGcatattattgttgttgaaatacagataagaaaTGTCATGAATTTGTACATTTTAAAATTAGCTGCATACTACTCTACTCATGGAAGAAATGATCTGCAATCGCTCATCGCACAACACATGTAATGGAGAGAAAATGAGTTTTCAGTATTGTAGAGTGAA
It encodes:
- the LOC111064252 gene encoding transmembrane emp24 domain-containing protein 3, which translates into the protein MGSQTLERIILGLLFITHLAFGVELTFELLDNAKDCFYEDIKINTSVTVEYQVVTGGAYDVDVTIENPKSEIIYRNTKSQFDSHTFIADYSGVFAVCFSNEFSTFSHKLVYMDFQVGDEQPLQGLGEHVSVMTQMESSAELIHKSLNSINDHQTHHRLRETQGRKRAEDLNERVFYWSLAETLTILSVTIGQVLVLKNFFSEKRPAQYSRL